The Coffea arabica cultivar ET-39 chromosome 1e, Coffea Arabica ET-39 HiFi, whole genome shotgun sequence genome has a window encoding:
- the LOC113709847 gene encoding uncharacterized protein, whose translation MVHQVSEVNVSTSNLSAEDNVAAETTLVGAELSNHPVGMDVMPTEIVPQSEHKVENTLDELESESKDEENVNEEVGKGEELYDDEDEEDDDVDYDYDDNDDDYLMEEGSEIENKENDICEVKDNNKSTTGEESENKEKECCSLDPKMKKVGNKNGRNKVVNGELGKLTSKREAKFEGGEHNVPIVREDGKSAKAEIEEKGEGSANKKGKKSRKRNRRKVKEGNAEKVASKSKDKLKPSGKKKTLKKAASMGMIFMCSSKTKRDCYRYKVLGLPANKRDIVEKVYKGMRLFLYDVDLKLMYGIYKAAGPGGYNIEPKAFKSQFPSQVRFIVMEDCIPLAEDKFKKVIKENYFTRTKFDCQLKSEQVRKLCKLFVAVSKRPRSKGLDRGFKERTYASIGRDRLRVLDIDEERRSALDEKRQYPGIRQREVIASPLDPVHRFAPLLPPAAAPLYAYDRTTERDAYRQNLLSEHRDSYRRRPLECRDAYRWEPYGQPLLDSRDSYRRERSRQSPLQSPDVYRQDTLLDHRENHGWDGVVEHLNARPLKLEARHRDDIAMDDPYILYRERQSYRDPVYIQNLSPERDCYLPVGRRYKYRSREDPLTEYRSTRSFTRARYRY comes from the exons ATGGTGCACCAAGTAAGTGAGGTCAATGTTTCGACCTCGAATTTGAGTGCTGAAGATAATGTTGCTGCTGAAACCACTTTAGTGGGAGCTGAATTGTCCAATCATCCAGTGGGGATGGATGTAATGCCAACTGAGATTGTTCCTCAAAGTGAGCATAAGGTGGAGAATACGTTGGATGAACTAGAAAGTGAGAGCAAAGATGAAGAGAACGTGAATGAAGAAGTGGGAAAGGGTGAAGAGCTTTAtgatgatgaggatgaggagGACGATGATGTTGATTATGATTATGATGATAATGATGATGATTATTTGATGGAGGAAGGAAGTGagatagaaaataaagaaaatgacaTATGTGAAGTTAAAGATAACAACAAGAGTACAACTGGTGAAGAAAGtgagaataaagaaaaagagtGCTGTAGCTTGGAcccaaagatgaagaaggtcgGGAACAAGAATGGAAGGAATAAGGTGGTAAATGGGGAATTGGGTAAATTGACTTCTAAACGTGAAGCTAAGTTTGAAGGAGGTGAACACAATGTTCCAATTGTGAGAGAAGACGGAAAGAGTGCAAAAGCAGAGATTGAAGAGAAAGGTGAAGGAAGTGCAAATAAGAAGGGTAAGAAATCGAGGAAAAGGAATAGAAGGAAGGTTAAAGAAGGGAACGCCGAGAAAGTGGCCTCTAAATCCAAGGATAAGCTCAAACCATCAGGCAAGAAAAAGACTTTGAAGAAGGCTGCGAGCATGGGAATGATATTCATGTGCAGCTCTAAGACAAAAAGGGACTGTTATCGATATAAGGTTCTTGGTCTACCTGCTAATAAACGAGATATAGTAGAAAAAGTATATAAAGGGATGAGGCTTTTTTTGTATGATGTTGATCTAAAATTGATGTATGGGATCTATAAAGCTGCAGGACCTGGGGGCTATAACATTGAACCAAAGGCATTCAAGTCCCAGTTTCCATCTCAG GTTCGCTTTATTGTTATGGAGGATTGCATACCATTGGCAGAGGACAAGTTTAAGAAGGTTATTAAAGAAAATTATTTCACAAGGACCAAGTTTGACTGCCAGTTGAAATCTGAGCAG GTGAGGAAATTGTGCAAGCTTTTTGTTGCTGTGAGCAAACGCCCCAGGTCCAAAGGTTTGGATAGGGGTTTCAAGGAGAGGACTTATGCATCGATAGGTCGGGATAGGCTTAGAGTTCTAGACATAGATGAAGAGAGGCGCTCTGCCTTAGATGAGAAGCGTCAATATCCTGGTATTCGTCAAAGGGAAGTAATTGCATCTCCGCTGGACCCAGTGCACCGATTTGCTCCTTTACTTCCGCCAGCCGCTGCTCCATTATATGCCTATGACAGGACTACTGAAAGAGATGCTTACAGGCAGAACCTGTTGTCAGAGCATCGTGATTCCTACAGACGACGACCGCTGGAGTGCCGGGATGCTTACAGGTGGGAGCCTTATGGACAACCACTCTTGGATTCTCGTGATTCTTACAGGCGGGAGCGTTCCAGACAATCACCACTGCAGTCTCCGGATGTTTACAGGCAGGACACTCTTTTGGATCATCGTGAGAATCATGGGTGGGATGGGGTAGTGGAGCATCTTAACGCGAGGCCATTAAAGCTGGAAGCAAGGCATCGTGATGACATTGCCATGGATGATCCTTACATCTTGTACAGAGAACGTCAATCGTACCGTGATCCTGTttacattcaaaatttgtcGCCAGAACGTGATTGTTACCTTCCTGTTGGCCGACGATACAAGTACCGATCTAGAGAAGACCCATTAACGGAATACCGCTCGACACGATCCTTTACTCGAGCCCGGTATAGATACTAG
- the LOC113709867 gene encoding RHOMBOID-like protein 1, producing the protein MGRAKTSSSSESDKVEIKIQPRSDLNPAVVIPRPPNHQQNFHPPPHRPPQRPRSHRLFKKWIPWFVPTIVLVNVAIFVYAMYLNDCPRNSENCIGRSLLDRFAFQSTKENPLLGPSAATLLKLGALDVKSVVDGHQVWRLASCMWLHAGVFHVLANMLSLIFVGVRLEQEFGFARIGLVYVISGIGGSLLSSLFVRTTISVGASGALFGLLGAMLSELLINWTIYENKCAALSTLVLIIIINLAVGILPHVDNFAHLGGFVTGFLLGFILLIRPQFGWVNQRNAPPGYYSKNTSKYKAYQYIFLILALLLLIAEFAVGLGLLLGGADGNDHCHWCHYLSCIPSPFWACGPVRCSSSQLQNQVNMTCLSNHKSGFYTLQNPNNTAELQRLCTVLCH; encoded by the exons ATGGGGAGGGCTAAAACCAGCTCGTCATCGGAGTCGGACAAAGTGGAGATCAAGATCCAGCCTCGCTCTGACTTAAATCCGGCGGTTGTTATTCCACGTCCTCCTAATCACCAGCAGAACTTCCATCCACCACCTCATCGTCCTCCTCAACGGCCTCGCAGTCATCGGCTTTTCAAGAAATGGATCCCTTGGTTTGTCCCTACCATTGTTCTTGTCAACGTTGCCATCTTTGTCTACGCAATGTACCTCAATGATTGTCCCCGCAACTCTGAGAATTGCATAGGGAGGTCCCTGTTGGACCGGTTTGCTTTCCAGAGCACCAAAGAGAACCCCTTGCTCGGTCCCTCCGCTGCTAC ACTGCTGAAACTGGGGGCTCTAGATGTCAAGAGCGTGGTTGATGGACACCAGGTGTGGCGGTTGGCCTCTTGCATGTGGCTACATGCCGGGGTGTTCCATGTTCTTGCCAATATGTTGAGTCTCATCTTTGTTGGCGTTCGGCTAGAGCAGGAGTTTGGCTTTG CGCGCATTGGGCTGGTGTATGTAATATCTGGAATTGGTGGAAGTTTATTGTCTTCTTTGTTTGTGAGGACAACCATCTCAGTTGGTGCCTCCGGGGCATTGTTTGGTTTACTTGGCGCCATGCTTTCTGAACTCCTCATAAATTGGACGATATACGAGAACAAG TGTGCAGCCCTGTCGACTCTCGTCCTCATCATCATTATCAATCTAGCAGTTGGAATCCTCCCCCATGTGGACAACTTTGCACATCTTGGAGGATTTGTGACGGGATTTTTACTTGGATTTATTCTCCTAATCCGTCCTCAGTTTGGATGGGTAAACCAAAGAAATGCTCCTCCAGGTTACTATAGCAAAAACACGTCCAAGTACAAAGCATATCAGTACATATTCTTGATCCTCGCTCTGCTACTACTCATTGCAGA ATTTGCCGTCGGCCTGGGCCTGCTCCTGGGAGGCGCTGATGGGAATGATCACTGTCATTGGTGTCACTATTTGAGCTGCATCCCTAGCCCTTTTTGGGCTTGCGGACCAGTCCGTTGCTCG TCGAGCCAACTGCAAAACCAGGTGAATATGACATGCTTGTCAAACCATAAAAGTGGTTTTTACACATTGCAAAACCCAAACAATACAGCAGAACTTCAGAGGCTTTGTACTGTGCTTTGTCATTGA
- the LOC113709856 gene encoding probable xyloglucan galactosyltransferase GT12 codes for MDGSITAMLRNKIWFVFCALFVFWFLLLYGFDWSFLPGLATISHEKSIQSLDPNSIRVTDNHEGKEDVTSNLMNATNFGVDNSGNTTNAVAGTKEKKFNDWSTEDEVSEDVDDLEKELEPIFLKDDANREKEEQQNKCRGRYIYVHDLPSRFNDDLLKQCKSLNKWTDMCQYFVNNGLGSELGNPAKIFSRTGWFNTHQFSLEVIFHNRMKQYECLTNDSSEAAAVYVPYYAGLDVSRHLWGSNASVRDSDSLSLIKWLRERPEWDVMWGRDHFMVAGRITWDFRRGIDDDNHWGNKLMVLPESKNMTMLTIESSPWNSNDFAIPYPTYFHPWTDNDIVQWQNRMRKQKRKSLFCFAGAPRPNIEDSIRGEVMNQCKSSNRRCCLMECSDQRNKCQKPVHIMKMFQNSVFCLQPPGDSFTRRSTFDSILAGCIPVFFTPASGYVQYLWHLPRDFNKYSVLIPEDDVKNRRVSIEKKLSQISKSRVSAMREEVIKLIPNVTYADPRSRWQKFEDAFDLTVKGVLERLESLRQEMEEGKNASLSYDEEDSWKYFTFGKVDKHEWDHFFLRADRSKYY; via the coding sequence ATGGATGGTTCGATCACTGCAATGTTACGCAACAAaatttggtttgttttctgTGCTTTGTTCGTTTTCTGGTTCTTGTTGCTCTATGGTTTTGATTGGTCTTTCCTTCCCGGACTTGCAACAATATCCCACGAAAAATCTAttcaatctcttgatccaaaTTCTATTCGTGTTACCGATAACCATGAAGGGAAGGAGGATGTTACGTCTAATTTGATGAATGCCACGAATTTTGGAGTAGATAATTCAGGGAATACCACAAATGCTGTTGCTGGTACCAAAGAAAAAAAGTTCAATGATTGGTCGACAGAGGATGAAGTGAGTGAAGACGTTGATGATCTTGAGAAAGAATTGGAACCAATTTTTCTCAAAGATGATGCCAATCGAGAGAAAGAAGAACAACAGAATAAATGCAGAGGACGGTATATTTATGTTCATGACCTGCCGAGTCGGTTCAACGATGACTTGCTTAAGCAGTGCAAATCCTTGAATAAATGGACTGATATGTGCCAGTATTTTGTGAATAATGGGCTTGGATCTGAACTTGGAAATCcagccaaaattttttcaagaacCGGTTGGTTTAACACTCATCAATTCTCTCTGGAAGTCATTTTCCACAACCGAATGAAACAGTACGAGTGCTTGACAAATGACTCGTCAGAAGCTGCCGCTGTTTATGTGCCGTATTATGCAGGACTCGATGTTTCTCGGCATTTATGGGGTTCGAATGCGTCTGTCAGAGACTCTGATTCGCTGAGTCTTATAAAGTGGCTGAGAGAAAGACCAGAGTGGGACGTAATGTGGGGCAGAGATCATTTCATGGTTGCGGGCAGAATTACTTGGGATTTTAGAAGAGGGATTGATGATGATAATCATTGGGGTAACAAGTTAATGGTGCTGCCTGAATCAAAGAACATGACCATGTTAACAATCGAATCGAGCCCTTGGAACAGCAATGACTTCGCGATCCCTTATCCAACATATTTTCATCCCTGGACTGACAATGATATAGTCCAATGGCAGAACAGAATGAGGAAACAGAAGAGGAAGTCCTTGTTTTGCTTTGCAGGGGCGCCGCGGCCAAACATAGAAGATTCCATACGAGGTGAGGTCATGAAtcagtgcaaatcatccaaccgaAGGTGCTGTTTGATGGAATGCTCCGACCAGAGAAACAAATGCCAAAAGCCAGTTCACATTATGAAGATGTTTCAAAACTCGGTCTTCTGCCTACAGCCTCCAGGGGATTCATTTACCAGGAGATCAACTTTTGATTCGATTTTGGCCGGCTGCATACCGGTCTTTTTCACTCCAGCTTCTGGTTATGTGCAGTACCTGTGGCATTTGCCTAGAGATTTCAACAAGTATTCGGTGCTCATACCCGAAGATGATGTGAAAAACAGGCGCGTAAGCATTGAAAAGAAACTGTCTCAAATTTCCAAGTCACGGGTGTCAGCAATGAGGGAGGAGGTGATAAAGCTTATTCCCAATGTAACGTACGCAGATCCAAGGTCCAGATGGCAAAAGTTTGAAGATGCATTTGATTTAACGGTAAAAGGAGTTCTTGAGAGGCTAGAATCATTGAGGCAAGAGATGGAGGAGGGGAAGAATGCTAGTCTGAGTTATGACGAAGAAGACAGTTGGAAGTATTTTACCTTCGGAAAAGTTGATAAGCATGAATGGGATCATTTCTTTTTAAGAGCTGACAGATCGAAGTACTACTAA
- the LOC113709876 gene encoding uncharacterized protein isoform X1, producing the protein MAGTCSPVKPHVIVSSTAIELTRNSRVGAPSSVRYSARRSVFASPDDLLPLADGPSCIFVGPIETASKETLEALYCQARDSYYNGTPLIVDDMFDRVELKLRWYGSKYVVKYPRCSLRRQSTYADAEEDPSQAFALASIWLLILGFGGSVFLLPVIYTLGQAYHQDAFHSATSHTSQASMLQFLTILNGMMYMALGSIIGVPIASASVGALQGIWKNDLVALKGVCPNCGEEVFAFVRSDQSKLSRHRSECHVCESFIEFRTRVEQSISRADRRWVYGRVYLIRRRGRRHKWT; encoded by the exons ATGGCCGGCACGTGCTCACCGGTCAAGCCTCACGTGATAGTATCATCGACGGCTATTGAACTTACCAGAAATTCGCGTGTCGGAGCTCCGTCATCCGTCCGGTATTCAGCTCGGAGATCCGTCTTCGCCTCGCCTGATGACCTCCTGCCCCTCGCCGACGGTCCGTCGTGTATATTCGTCGGTCCGATTGAAACTGCCAGTAAAGAAACCCTAGAAGCTCTCTATTGTCAA GCTAGGGATTCATATTATAATGGTACGCCGTTGATTGTAGATGACATGTTTGATAGAGTTGAG CTGAAGTTGCGGTGGTATGGTTCGAAATATGTAGTGAAGTATCCGAGGTGTAGTCTTAGGCGGCAATCAACCTATGCTGACGCTGag GAAGATCCTTCACAGGCGTTTGCATTAGCGAGCATATGGCTTTTGATTCTTGGTTTTGGTGGTTCAGTCTTTCTGCTTCCTGTTATATACACCCTTGGTCAAGCTTATCATCAAGATGCATTTCACTCTGCAACTTCACACACCAGTCAAGCTTCTATGCTACAGTTCCTTACTATACTTAATGGCATGATGTACATGGCATTGGGATCCATAATAGGTGTTCCAATTGCTTCAGCATCAG TTGGAGCATTGCAAGGGATTTGGAAGAATGACTTGGTCGCGCTAAAAGGGGTTTGCCCAAATTGTGGTGAGGAG GTTTTTGCATTTGTTAGATCTGATCAGTCCAAGCTTTCCCGCCACAGATCAGAATGCCATGTGTGTGAGAGCTTCATAGAATTCCGCACAAGGGTTGAG CAATCCATCTCAAGAGCAGATAGGCGGTGGGTTTATGGCCGGGTTTACTTGATTCGGCGGAGAGGCAGACGACACAAGTGGACGTAA
- the LOC113709876 gene encoding uncharacterized protein isoform X3 — protein sequence MAGTCSPVKPHVIVSSTAIELTRNSRVGAPSSVRYSARRSVFASPDDLLPLADGPSCIFVGPIETASKETLEALYCQARDSYYNGTPLIVDDMFDRVELKLRWYGSKYVVKYPRCSLRRQSTYADAEEDPSQAFALASIWLLILGFGGSVFLLPVIYTLGQAYHQDAFHSATSHTSQASMLQFLTILNGMMYMALGSIIGVPIASASVGALQGIWKNDLVALKGVCPNCGEEQSISRADRRWVYGRVYLIRRRGRRHKWT from the exons ATGGCCGGCACGTGCTCACCGGTCAAGCCTCACGTGATAGTATCATCGACGGCTATTGAACTTACCAGAAATTCGCGTGTCGGAGCTCCGTCATCCGTCCGGTATTCAGCTCGGAGATCCGTCTTCGCCTCGCCTGATGACCTCCTGCCCCTCGCCGACGGTCCGTCGTGTATATTCGTCGGTCCGATTGAAACTGCCAGTAAAGAAACCCTAGAAGCTCTCTATTGTCAA GCTAGGGATTCATATTATAATGGTACGCCGTTGATTGTAGATGACATGTTTGATAGAGTTGAG CTGAAGTTGCGGTGGTATGGTTCGAAATATGTAGTGAAGTATCCGAGGTGTAGTCTTAGGCGGCAATCAACCTATGCTGACGCTGag GAAGATCCTTCACAGGCGTTTGCATTAGCGAGCATATGGCTTTTGATTCTTGGTTTTGGTGGTTCAGTCTTTCTGCTTCCTGTTATATACACCCTTGGTCAAGCTTATCATCAAGATGCATTTCACTCTGCAACTTCACACACCAGTCAAGCTTCTATGCTACAGTTCCTTACTATACTTAATGGCATGATGTACATGGCATTGGGATCCATAATAGGTGTTCCAATTGCTTCAGCATCAG TTGGAGCATTGCAAGGGATTTGGAAGAATGACTTGGTCGCGCTAAAAGGGGTTTGCCCAAATTGTGGTGAGGAG CAATCCATCTCAAGAGCAGATAGGCGGTGGGTTTATGGCCGGGTTTACTTGATTCGGCGGAGAGGCAGACGACACAAGTGGACGTAA
- the LOC113709876 gene encoding uncharacterized protein isoform X2, with protein sequence MAGTCSPVKPHVIVSSTAIELTRNSRVGAPSSVRYSARRSVFASPDDLLPLADGPSCIFVGPIETASKETLEALYCQARDSYYNGTPLIVDDMFDRVELKLRWYGSKYVVKYPRCSLRRQSTYADAEEDPSQAFALASIWLLILGFGGSVFLLPVIYTLGQAYHQDAFHSATSHTSQASMLQFLTILNGMMYMALGSIIGVPIASASVGALQGIWKNDLVALKGVCPNCGEEVSIKFLHLLDLISPSFPATDQNAMCVRAS encoded by the exons ATGGCCGGCACGTGCTCACCGGTCAAGCCTCACGTGATAGTATCATCGACGGCTATTGAACTTACCAGAAATTCGCGTGTCGGAGCTCCGTCATCCGTCCGGTATTCAGCTCGGAGATCCGTCTTCGCCTCGCCTGATGACCTCCTGCCCCTCGCCGACGGTCCGTCGTGTATATTCGTCGGTCCGATTGAAACTGCCAGTAAAGAAACCCTAGAAGCTCTCTATTGTCAA GCTAGGGATTCATATTATAATGGTACGCCGTTGATTGTAGATGACATGTTTGATAGAGTTGAG CTGAAGTTGCGGTGGTATGGTTCGAAATATGTAGTGAAGTATCCGAGGTGTAGTCTTAGGCGGCAATCAACCTATGCTGACGCTGag GAAGATCCTTCACAGGCGTTTGCATTAGCGAGCATATGGCTTTTGATTCTTGGTTTTGGTGGTTCAGTCTTTCTGCTTCCTGTTATATACACCCTTGGTCAAGCTTATCATCAAGATGCATTTCACTCTGCAACTTCACACACCAGTCAAGCTTCTATGCTACAGTTCCTTACTATACTTAATGGCATGATGTACATGGCATTGGGATCCATAATAGGTGTTCCAATTGCTTCAGCATCAG TTGGAGCATTGCAAGGGATTTGGAAGAATGACTTGGTCGCGCTAAAAGGGGTTTGCCCAAATTGTGGTGAGGAGGTCAGTATAAA GTTTTTGCATTTGTTAGATCTGATCAGTCCAAGCTTTCCCGCCACAGATCAGAATGCCATGTGTGTGAGAGCTTCATAG